A region of the Dyadobacter sp. CECT 9275 genome:
GTTCAGTATTGATCGGGGCATCGGGCGCGCCAAAGTAGAATCGACCGTGCTGTAATCCAGCAACTGATCTTTCAGCGCCAGGCACGAATCTGCATATAGCGCCGCAACCGGGTAGTGTTCCATCGTATGATGCACACGCGCCAGAAGCCCGTAAGCCGCCGGTTTACCAGGCTGCGTAGGAACAGCTGTATTGATAGGCAGCAGCCGTGCGGCCATTGCCAGGTCCTGGTTTATCCTCTCGTAGGTCTGATGCAGCGTACCTCGGGGCGCTTTGGTGTTGATATCAGCCTGTAGTTTCAACGGAATACCTAAAATGTTATCTGCCGTCGCTTGATCGTAGGCCTCAGCAAACCCCTGTGCCAGATGATAAAAAGCCCAGGCCCGAAAAAAAAGAGCGCTGCCTTTGAGTCGGTTCCACTCGCCCTGCTGCGTTTGTTGAGGCGTGATCTTTTCAAGTCCTTCAAGCACCACATTCGCATAAAAAACCTGACGATACGGCGTGGTCCAGTCTGGGGCAAACGTGGTTCCCTCGTACAGGTCCTTTGCCCAGAAATACGTATTTCTTTCGATCTGATTGGTCAGCGCATCCAGACCGCTTTGAGGCATGTAGTATTCATCCCCTGCAAGCACACCCAGCGCAGGCACATCGTTCATGTAGGCGCTGTTGTTTAAAAGATCATTCATATCGGCCAGTGAGGTGGGTACCACCAGCGCCTTGTCGGGCTTTTGCTGCAGATAATCCTGGCAGCCAAGGCTCACCAAAGCCATCAGCACAATTAAATACCGTTTTTTCATTTTGATCCTGTCTTTTGATTAAAAATCTGCTCTTAGTCCAAAGGAAATCGTGCGCGGCGGCGGATAGCCTGCGTAAGAATAGTCGGGATCAAGGCTGGTTTTTGCCGCCTTCCAGATAATTCCCAGATTATCTCCGTACGCATACAGCTGCAAGCTTCGCAGGGGCAGTTTCCCCAACTGCCGTCTGGTAAAATCATAGGAGAACTGAACGTCTTTCAGCCGGATATGGTCTGCTTTCTGCACGAGCGCCTGAGAGAAAATATAAAAATTATCCCGCGCTGTAAGGCCCGTTTGCGGCACTGAAGGGACATGGGTCCTGGTTTCATCGCCCGGCTTCTGCCAGCGCATGCCATAGTCACCATGCTGGGAGGCCAGTCCGGAGTTCAGACCATAACGGATCGAGTTTCTTCTGAAATAGTATCCTGCCCGAAAATTCAACATGGCTGAAAGAGAAAAGCCCTTGTAGCTAAACTGATTTCGGACCGAACCGAAGAGCGCCGGCCGCGCCGGCCCGTAGTAGACCAGGTCTTCTGGCTTTGTGGTGCTCAAAATGCTGCTGTACACCTGACTCGGCGCTCCGTTTAAAAAACCGACCGGATTACCCTTCTCCGGGTCCAGCCCTTCAAAACGGTAGGCATAGACTGCCATCAGGGGCCGGCCTTCCATCGGAAGCGCGCCAGAGGACATATTATCGCCCCCCTGGGCATAGGCAAGCGAAGTGGCCTTGATGTCATAGTGGGTGACCTGGTCTTTGGCATGGCTTACCAGAAGGTGGGTATCCCATTGAAAGAGGCCGGTAATATTCTGGCTGTTTACGACCAGGTCAAACCCGCTGCCTTTGGTTCCGGCATTGTTTCCCCTAAACGTGCTTACCCCGACCGAAGGCGGAACCTGCGCCGAACCGATCAGATCGATGCCTTTCTTGGAGAAGTATTCCACGCTGCCTGACAGTCTGCGGTTGATACTGGCAAAATCCAAACCCACATTGATCATCCGGATCTTTTCCCAGCGAAGCTTCGGATTCGGCGGGTTTACGATCTGCGCATACGGAAGCCCGCTTTCGATGTCGGTATATCCCGACCGGGCTGTCGTATAAGCCGAGACGGTTTTATCGATGTTGCCATTATAGCCCGCCGTAGCCCGGAGCCTCAGATAAGGCATGGCTTTCCACTGGTAGAATTTCTCCTGGCTGATCTCCCAGCTACCACCAACCGAGAAAAGCGGTACCCCTTTCTGGTTGGTGGCCACACCAAACAGATTGCTTTTATCAAGCCTTCCGCTGGCAGAAAGTGTGTAGCGGTTTTTAAAGCTGTATGCGGCATTACCATAAAAGGAAACAAACCGGTCAAAGGTCTCAGAGAAACTGTCCATGTTTGGGATCACGCTGTTAAACCCGTTGATATAATTTGGAAACTGCCGCACGTAATCCACCGGAATAAGCGAGGCATAGTCATCATTGTAGCCGTAGTGCCGGGTGTTGTTTGCTTTACGGGTGCGGCTCCGGATCTCTGAGCCCGCAATCGCATCAATGCGGTGATACTGTTTCCAGCTTTTGGCGTAGCTGGCCTGCAGGCGGGCATTGTGGCTAAGCGCTGCTGACCCGCTCAGATCCAGAATATCACCATAAGGAAGGTTCCGGGTCAGGCTGCCATCGGCATTAACCTGGGTAAATCTATTGACAAGATCCCTTGCAAAATAGCTCTGACGGCTCTGCATGTTGCGGCTCGAACTGTTTTCTACTCCGTACTGGTAAAGCCCCTGAAAGGTCAGCACCTTTCCTACCCTGTAGCTCACATCGGCATTCAGCCGGTAATCGGTCAGCACGCTTCTGTTGTCTGCCAGCTCCAGCTCATCGAGCGGCATATACTCCCACGATAGCAGACCTTGTGCAGATGCCTGAGTAATCACCGAGCTTCTCACATCCCGGGGTAGAGCCAGTGGTTTTCCGGTTTCATCCGCCAGCCGGGCATACGGATAGATCATATTATTATTGAGCGTGAAGCGGTCGGTGCCATTATTATCCTGGCTGCTAGCCGAGTAGTAGAGCCCCGTAGCGATGCGAAGTCTGTTCTCAAGAAGCTGAAGCGTGTTGTTGACATGAAGAGAAGTTCTCTGATAGGCGTTTCCGACCAGCGGGTTCAGGTTGCGGTCATGGCCCAGCGATAGCAGCAGCTTCTGGTGCTCGGTTCCTGAGCTCAAACTCAGCGCATACTGCTGGTTCACACTTTTGCGGTAGACATACCGGCTAAGATCCCTTCTGAAATCATGTGTCGATAGCGCTGCGATCTGACTGGAAAGCTCACTGTCAGAAAGCTGCCCGTCCCTGTTTTTGATCAGCAGCTCAACGACAGGTGAGAGCGCCACCTTGTTCACCGAGGTCTCATCGGCCTTAAAATACCCTGACTTGAAAAGACTGGTTTCTATCGCTGTATACTCTGCACCCGACATAAGCGGCTGGTAGTACAAATCGGGGCTTGCGCCAAGCGTCACATTGCTGTTAAAGGAAAGCTGGACCGGCTTTTTAAAGGAGCCTTTTTTGGTGGTGATCACAATCACCCCGTTACCGGCCCTTGCCCCCCAGATAGAAGCGGCCGCGGCATCTTTTAAAACTGTTATGCTTTCGATATCATTTGGATTGATCGAGTTTATATCGCCTTCATAGGGAAAATTATCGATCACGATCAGAGGGTCTGCCTGGGCAAAAATCGTGCTTTGCCCACGGATCCGCAGCGCGCTGCTTCTGCCCTTGTTAAAGATCACCCCGGGCACAACATCCGAGATTCGGGTCAGCACATCCGGGCTGACCCTTCGGCTCAAAAGCTTGTTGTCTGCGAAGGCAAACGATCCTGTTGCCCTTTCTGCCGGAATTTGCTGGTAACCCGTTGAGACCACCACCTCACTAAGTTCGGAGGGGTTGGGCTCCAAAGCGATCGTCAGCGGGCCGCTACCTGAGGCTTTCACCTGCCGGGTTAGATAACCAATATAGGAGATAACCAGGGTAGCTGAGGTATCAGACACCGTCAATGAAAATCGTCCATTTTCATCACAGACCGTTCCGGATTGTTTGTCTTTCACACTGACCACAGCACCGGCAAGCGGCTGCTCATCGGATGCAGATAGCACGCTGCCTTCCATCCTTATTTGTCCGAAAACATAACCAGTCAGGACTGAAAGCAGTATAGATAGTAGTATCGTTTTTTTCATCGCCGTCTATGTTAAAGATTATCCGAAATCACCAGCATATCAATTTCGCGTACCTTCTCAGTCAGCGTCAGCCCGTAAGGTTTTAGGGCTCTGTTCAGATCTGCTACGTCCGAAAGATCTGCATCCAGTATCAGGTCCACAGGATCTGTATAGCCCGTTCCATCCACGACCGGATAAGGAGAATCCTGCATCGAGATCACATTCAGCTGCGAGATCAGAAACAGCAGTTTTTTGTTTTGTAGTGTGAACTGACCGTATTCAGCGGACATCAGCGGCCTGCCACCTTTAGAGCTCATGTGGTCAACCGAATCAGTTCTTGTCAGCACCAGGCACGTCCGGCTTCGCCTTTGCATTTTGGCCTTGTAACGGCTAAAAAACCGAGCAAAATCCTGCTGCATGATCGCGTAAGCTTCTTTACCCGCTGCGGCCGGCACTTTTACCTCGTAGCAAAAGGCGTTGCCCTGTTTTTTCCAGTCGGTGTATTTTTGACCTGTGAGATCAGAGCGTAGACGGCCCGGATCGTTTACTTCAAGAATCATCCTGTTTTTGCCCAGATAGCCATTGCCTCCATAGGCAACGCGGAACATTGAGGAAAGCGGCGTATTGCGCAGCACGATCCGAAGCTCGGTGCTGTCTTTTAGAATAGAGTATCCAGCGCTCAGAAGGCCCTCGGTGTAATTTGCCAGTATCGAGTGGTAAATTAATTCTTTGCCATCGCCACCGTTG
Encoded here:
- a CDS encoding RagB/SusD family nutrient uptake outer membrane protein, encoding MKKRYLIVLMALVSLGCQDYLQQKPDKALVVPTSLADMNDLLNNSAYMNDVPALGVLAGDEYYMPQSGLDALTNQIERNTYFWAKDLYEGTTFAPDWTTPYRQVFYANVVLEGLEKITPQQTQQGEWNRLKGSALFFRAWAFYHLAQGFAEAYDQATADNILGIPLKLQADINTKAPRGTLHQTYERINQDLAMAARLLPINTAVPTQPGKPAAYGLLARVHHTMEHYPVAALYADSCLALKDQLLDYSTVDSTLARPMPRSILNANPEVLFQATLVKYGFFSSSLIYPDTVLVRSFEGNDLRKSLFFQKGTGRFIGTYTGTAALFAGLATDEVLLIRSECAARLGQESKALDDLNKLLVTRYKKGMYKPITEARPLQLLELILLERRKQLFSRGVRWADLRRLNKDPRIARTLYRKPAAELLELPANDNRYVLSIPENEILGSGIEQNIR
- a CDS encoding SusC/RagA family TonB-linked outer membrane protein is translated as MKKTILLSILLSVLTGYVFGQIRMEGSVLSASDEQPLAGAVVSVKDKQSGTVCDENGRFSLTVSDTSATLVISYIGYLTRQVKASGSGPLTIALEPNPSELSEVVVSTGYQQIPAERATGSFAFADNKLLSRRVSPDVLTRISDVVPGVIFNKGRSSALRIRGQSTIFAQADPLIVIDNFPYEGDINSINPNDIESITVLKDAAAASIWGARAGNGVIVITTKKGSFKKPVQLSFNSNVTLGASPDLYYQPLMSGAEYTAIETSLFKSGYFKADETSVNKVALSPVVELLIKNRDGQLSDSELSSQIAALSTHDFRRDLSRYVYRKSVNQQYALSLSSGTEHQKLLLSLGHDRNLNPLVGNAYQRTSLHVNNTLQLLENRLRIATGLYYSASSQDNNGTDRFTLNNNMIYPYARLADETGKPLALPRDVRSSVITQASAQGLLSWEYMPLDELELADNRSVLTDYRLNADVSYRVGKVLTFQGLYQYGVENSSSRNMQSRQSYFARDLVNRFTQVNADGSLTRNLPYGDILDLSGSAALSHNARLQASYAKSWKQYHRIDAIAGSEIRSRTRKANNTRHYGYNDDYASLIPVDYVRQFPNYINGFNSVIPNMDSFSETFDRFVSFYGNAAYSFKNRYTLSASGRLDKSNLFGVATNQKGVPLFSVGGSWEISQEKFYQWKAMPYLRLRATAGYNGNIDKTVSAYTTARSGYTDIESGLPYAQIVNPPNPKLRWEKIRMINVGLDFASINRRLSGSVEYFSKKGIDLIGSAQVPPSVGVSTFRGNNAGTKGSGFDLVVNSQNITGLFQWDTHLLVSHAKDQVTHYDIKATSLAYAQGGDNMSSGALPMEGRPLMAVYAYRFEGLDPEKGNPVGFLNGAPSQVYSSILSTTKPEDLVYYGPARPALFGSVRNQFSYKGFSLSAMLNFRAGYYFRRNSIRYGLNSGLASQHGDYGMRWQKPGDETRTHVPSVPQTGLTARDNFYIFSQALVQKADHIRLKDVQFSYDFTRRQLGKLPLRSLQLYAYGDNLGIIWKAAKTSLDPDYSYAGYPPPRTISFGLRADF
- a CDS encoding TlpA family protein disulfide reductase, whose protein sequence is MNSRFCSPCRILPNLFYFSLLYLLLWCWKPAVAQDISQYKPLQVGDKIPDVTIRNIYQYKTPVAKISDFKGKLLILDFWASWCGACVSMLPRLDSLQKQFENRIQILPVAYQDAKTVQNFLSKYQAKTGRRIALPEVTADSVLHQLFPHTYLPHYVWISSEGVVLTFTGMEEMNASTIGKVLKGKADDIRQKKDEKGIAYDVKKPFLVGGNGGDGKELIYHSILANYTEGLLSAGYSILKDSTELRIVLRNTPLSSMFRVAYGGNGYLGKNRMILEVNDPGRLRSDLTGQKYTDWKKQGNAFCYEVKVPAAAGKEAYAIMQQDFARFFSRYKAKMQRRSRTCLVLTRTDSVDHMSSKGGRPLMSAEYGQFTLQNKKLLFLISQLNVISMQDSPYPVVDGTGYTDPVDLILDADLSDVADLNRALKPYGLTLTEKVREIDMLVISDNL